The following coding sequences are from one Danaus plexippus chromosome 13 unlocalized genomic scaffold, MEX_DaPlex mxdp_15, whole genome shotgun sequence window:
- the LOC116770369 gene encoding uncharacterized protein LOC116770369 → MGDHEEFEDNQYPDNNDYVPYVTAANLGQKVGAKVCLWGRVTKVTATETFHVKTVDDQEVLIKLQKPISEPLEGWYEIYGTSQGRSVICEEYVPFSEDMTKNIDIEGHKNLAKLLFALDDPWNIGENE, encoded by the coding sequence ATGGGTGACCATGAGGAGTTTGAGGATAACCAATATCCCGATAACAACGACTACGTACCGTATGTGACCGCAGCTAACCTAGGACAAAAAGTTGGCGCGAAAGTTTGCCTTTGGGGAAGAGTTACAAAAGTTACTGCCACCGAGACCTTTCATGTTAAAACAGTTGATGATCAAGAAGtgcttataaaattacagaaGCCCATTAGCGAACCACTGGAAGGATGGTACGAAATTTATGGAACATCTCAAGGAAGGTCTGTTATTTGTGAAGAGTATGTGCCATTTTCTGAAGATATGACTAAAAACATCGATATCGAAGGTCATAAAAATCTTGCTAAACTTCTATTCGCACTTGATGATCCATGGAATATAGgtgaaaatgaataa
- the LOC116770368 gene encoding general odorant-binding protein 71 isoform X1, with amino-acid sequence MRFLKHYVLFSCLLFITSDALSCRSKYGAKDERLKRVFNDCLKQQGSNSSSDRYNQERRERSNNNRYDHGRRNNQDQRNGDEDYKREDYNDGAYGRNSRGQMNEGTRVESGRNNGKGDTRFDGRNERSHNSHLRGQDEFLQSEEYGNGFQQNYYSSSQSNGRYKREKKTEINSGQRSQYNPHSKNSNGNRDDSNENNSSENTNQDIACVLHCFLENLQMTGDNGMPDRYLITHALTKDERNEDLRDFLQESVEECFQILDNENTDDKCEFSKNLWMCLSEKGRSNCDDWPKKTTFMF; translated from the exons AtgagatttttaaaacattacgtCTTATTTTCCTGTTTGCTGTTCATTACTTCTGAT gCACTGTCATGTCGTTCAAAATACGGCGCAAAAGATGAACGGTTAAAGCGTGTTTTTAATGATTGCCTGAAACAACAAGGGAGTAACAGCAGTAGTGATAGATACAACCAAGAGAGAAGAGAGCGATCAAACAATAACAGATATGATCATGGTAGAAGAAACAATCAGGATCAAAGAAACGGCGACGAAGACTACAAGAGAGAAGATTACAATGACGGTGCATACGGAAGAAACAGCAGAGGCCAAATGAATGAAGGCACGAGAGTCGAAAGTGGGAGAAATAACGGAAAGGGAGATACGAGATTTGATGGTCGAAATGAAAGGAGTCATAACAGTCACTTAAGAGGTCAAGACGAATTCTTACAGAGCGAAGAATATGGGAac GGTTTCCAGCAGAATTATTACTCATCTTCTCAATCAAACGGGCGATACAAACGCGAAAAGAAGACGGAAATTAATTCTGGACAAAGAAGTCAGTATAACCCACATTCAAAAAACTCTAATGGTAACAGAGATGATTCAAATGAGAACAATTCCAGTGAGAACACAAACCAAGACATTGCATGTGTGCTGCATTGCTTCCTAGAGAATCTACAGATG aCCGGAGACAATGGAATGCCagatagatatttaattactcACGCTCTTACAAAAGATGAAAGGAATGAAGATTTGAGAGATTTCTTACAGGAGTCTGTGGAAGAATGCTTCCAAATCCTCGATAACG aaaacaCAGATGATAAATgtgaattttcaaaaaatctaTGGATGTGCTTATCGGAAAAGGGAAGATCGAATTGCGACGATTGGCCTAAGAAGACCACTTTTATGTTTTAG
- the LOC116770368 gene encoding general odorant-binding protein 71 isoform X2, translating into MRFLKHYVLFSCLLFITSDALSCRSKYGAKDERLKRVFNDCLKQQGSNSSSDRYNQERRERSNNNRYDHGRRNNQDQRNGDEDYKREDYNDGAYGRNSRGQMNEGTRVESGRNNGKGDTRFDGRNERSHNSHLRGQDEFLQSEEYGNQNYYSSSQSNGRYKREKKTEINSGQRSQYNPHSKNSNGNRDDSNENNSSENTNQDIACVLHCFLENLQMTGDNGMPDRYLITHALTKDERNEDLRDFLQESVEECFQILDNENTDDKCEFSKNLWMCLSEKGRSNCDDWPKKTTFMF; encoded by the exons AtgagatttttaaaacattacgtCTTATTTTCCTGTTTGCTGTTCATTACTTCTGAT gCACTGTCATGTCGTTCAAAATACGGCGCAAAAGATGAACGGTTAAAGCGTGTTTTTAATGATTGCCTGAAACAACAAGGGAGTAACAGCAGTAGTGATAGATACAACCAAGAGAGAAGAGAGCGATCAAACAATAACAGATATGATCATGGTAGAAGAAACAATCAGGATCAAAGAAACGGCGACGAAGACTACAAGAGAGAAGATTACAATGACGGTGCATACGGAAGAAACAGCAGAGGCCAAATGAATGAAGGCACGAGAGTCGAAAGTGGGAGAAATAACGGAAAGGGAGATACGAGATTTGATGGTCGAAATGAAAGGAGTCATAACAGTCACTTAAGAGGTCAAGACGAATTCTTACAGAGCGAAGAATATGGGAac CAGAATTATTACTCATCTTCTCAATCAAACGGGCGATACAAACGCGAAAAGAAGACGGAAATTAATTCTGGACAAAGAAGTCAGTATAACCCACATTCAAAAAACTCTAATGGTAACAGAGATGATTCAAATGAGAACAATTCCAGTGAGAACACAAACCAAGACATTGCATGTGTGCTGCATTGCTTCCTAGAGAATCTACAGATG aCCGGAGACAATGGAATGCCagatagatatttaattactcACGCTCTTACAAAAGATGAAAGGAATGAAGATTTGAGAGATTTCTTACAGGAGTCTGTGGAAGAATGCTTCCAAATCCTCGATAACG aaaacaCAGATGATAAATgtgaattttcaaaaaatctaTGGATGTGCTTATCGGAAAAGGGAAGATCGAATTGCGACGATTGGCCTAAGAAGACCACTTTTATGTTTTAG
- the LOC116770204 gene encoding pre-mRNA-processing-splicing factor 8 — MSLPPYLLGPNPWATMMAQQQLAAAQQAALQAHAAAAAAAPPVPPTQPPKPHHIPEEKIKEKAQKWLQLQSKRFSDKRKFGFVDAQKEDMPPEHIRKIIRDHGDMTSRKYRHDKRVYLGALKYMPHAVMKLLENMPMPWEQIRDVNVLYHITGAITFVNEIPWVIEPVYIAQWGTMWIMMRREKRDRRHFKRMRFPPFDDEEPPLDYADNILDVEPLEPIQIELDPEEDGAVASWFYDHKPLLGTKHVNGSTYRKWNLSLPQMATLYRLANQLLTDLVDDNYFYLFDSKSFFTAKALNMAIPGGPKFEPLVKDNSAGDEDWNEFNDINKIIIRQPIRTEYRIAFPYLYNNLPHFVQLSWYHTPNVVYIKTEDPDLPAFYFDPLINPISHRHTVKSLDPIPEEEDFLLPEEVTPFLQETALYTDNTANGIALLWAPRPFSMRSGRSRRAIDVPLVKTWYKEHCPPGQPVKVRVSYQKLLKYYVLNSLKHRPPKPQKKRYLFRSFKSTKFFQTTTLDWVEAGLQVCRQGYNMLNLLIHRKNLNYLHLDYNFNLKPVKTLTTKERKKSRFGNAFHLCREILRLTKLIVDSHVQYRLNNVDSFQLADGLQYIFAHVGQLTGMYRYKYKLMRQIRMCKDLKHLIYYRFNTGPVSKGPGCGFWAPGWRVWLFFMRGITPLLERWLGNLLSRQFEGRHSKGVAKTVTKQRVESHFDLELRASVMHDIVDMMPEGIKQNKARTILQHLSEAWRCWKANIPWKVPGLPTPIENMILRYVKMKADWWTNTAHYNRERIRRGATVDKTVCKKNLGRLTRLYLKAEQERQHNYLKDGPYISPEEAVAIYTTTVHWLESRRFAPIPFPPLSYKHDTKLLILALERLKEAYSVKSRLNQSQREELGLIEQAYDNPHEALSRIKRHLLTQRTFREVGIEFMDLYSHLVPVYDVEPLEKITDAYLDQYLWYEADKRRLLPPWVKPADTEPSPLLVYKWCQGINNLQDVWEVGEGECNVLLESRFEKLYEKIDLTLLNRLLRLIVDHNIADYMTAKNNVVINYKDMNHTNSYGIIRGLQFASFIVQYYGLVLDLLVLGLQRASEMAGPPQLPNDFLSYQERPAEQAHPIRLYCRYIDRIHIFFRFTAEEARDLIQRYLTEHPDPNNENIVGYNNKKCWPRDARMRLMKHDVNLGRAVFWDIKNRLPRSVTTIQWENSFVSVYSKDNPNLLFNMAGFECRILPKCRSLHEELSHRDGVWNLQNEVTKERTAQCYLRVDDESLARFHNRVRQILMASGSTTFTKIVNKWNTALIGLMTYFREAVVNTQELLDLLVKCENKIQTRIKIGLNSKMPSRFPPVVFYTPKELGGLGMLSMGHVLIPQSDLRWSKQTDVGITHFRSGMSHDEDQLIPNLYRYIQPWEAEFVDSQRVWAEYALKRQEANAQNRRLTLEDLEDSWDRGIPRINTLFQKDRHTLAYDKGWRIRTEFKQYQVLKQNPFWWTHQRHDGKLWNLNNYRTDMIQALGGVEGILEHTLFKGTYFPTWEGLFWEKASGFEESMKYKKLTNAQRSGLNQIPNRRFTLWWSPTINRANVYVGFQVQLDLTGIFMHGKIPTLKISLIQIFRAHLWQKVHESIVMDLCQVFDQELDALEIETVQKETIHPRKSYKMNSSCADILLFSAYKWNVSRPSLLADTKDTMDNTTTQKYWLDIQLRWGDYDSHDVERYARAKFLDYTTDNMSIYPSPTGLLIAIDLAYNLHSAYGNWFPGCKPLIQQAMAKIMKANPALYVLRERIRKALQLYSSEPTEPYLSSQNYGELFSNQIIWFVDDTNVYRVTIHKTFEGNLTTKPINGAIFIFNPRTGQLFLKIIHTSVWAGQKRLGQLAKWKTAEEVAALIRSLPVEEQPKQIIVTRKGMLDPLEVHLLDFPNIVIKGSELQLPFQACLKVEKFGDLILKATEPQMVLFNLYDDWLKTISSYTAFSRLILILRALHVNTERTKVLLKPDKTTLTEPHHIWPTLTDDDWIKVEVQLKDLILADYGKKNNVNVASLTQSEIRDIILGMEISAPSAQRQQIAEIEKQSKEQSQLTATTTRTVNKHGDEIITSTTSNYESQTFSSKTEWRVRAISATNLHLRTNHIYVSSDDIKESGYTYILPKNLLKKFVTISDLRAQIACYLYGTSPPDNPQVREVHCAVLPPQWGTHQTVHLPRQLPKHPALAHLQPLGWMHTQPNELPQLSPQDITTHAKIMAENQTWDGEKTIIITCSFTPGSCSLTAYKLTPSGYEWGAKNTDKGNNPKGYLPSHYERVQMLLSDRFLGYFMVPSQGSWNYNFMGVRHDPNMKYGVQLGNPREFYHEVHRPAHFMNFAAMEDSVAPIPAADREDFFA, encoded by the exons ATGTCGCTGCCGCCATACCTATTGGGGCCCAACCCCTGGGCCACCATGATGGCGCAGCAGCAGCTAGCGGCAGCTCAACAAGCAGCGCTCCAAGCGCATGCTGCCGCTGCTGCTGCTGCACCGCCCGTGCCGCCGACCCAGCCACCTAAACCTCACCACATACCAGAAGAAAAGATCAAAGAGAAAG CTCAAAAATGGCTTCAGCTGCAATCAAAGCGTTTCTCGGACAAGAGGAAATTTGGTTTTGTGGACGCCCAAAAGGAAGACATGCCTCCGGAGCACATTCGAAAGATAATCCGAGATCATGGCGATATGACCAGTCGCAAGTATCGTCATGACAAACGAGTGTATCTGGGAGCCCTTAAATATATGCCGCATGCTGTAATGAAGCTTCTAGAAAACATGCCCATGCCCTGGGAACAGATCAGAGATGTCAATGTCCTGTACCACATCACTGGTGCTATAACATTTGTCAATGAGATTCCCTGGGTCATAGAGCCAGTGTATATCGCGCAATGGGGCACAATGTGGATAATGATGCGTAGAGAGAAACGTGATCGTCGGCATTTCAAGCGTATGAGATTCCCACCATTTGATGATGAAGAACCACCTTTGGATTATGCTGACAACATTTTGGATGTTGAACCTCTGGAACCCATACAAATTGAATTAGATCCGGAAGAGGACGGAGCTGTGGCCTCGTGGTTTTACGACCACAAACCTTTATTGGGAACAAAACACGTGAACGGCTCGACATACAGAAAGTGGAATCTTAGCTTACCACAGATGGCTACACTATATCGTCTTGCAAATCAGCTTCTAACTGACTTAGTAGACGATAATTACTTCTACCTATTTGATTCTAAAAGTTTCTTTACCGCCAAAGCCCTGAACATGGCAATTCCCGGAGGTCCCAAGTTTGAACCACTTGTCAAAGACAACTCTGCCGGTGATGAAGACTGGAATGAATTCAACGACATCAACAAGATTATTATTCGTCAGCCGATCAGAACAGAGTACAGAATAGCTTTCCCATACCTTTACAACAACTTGCCGCATTTCGTCCAATTATCCTG gtATCATACTCCCAATGTggtgtatataaaaacagaaGATCCCGACTTGCCAGCCTTCTACTTTGATCCGCTTATCAATCCAATCTCTCACCGTCATACCGTGAAGTCATTAGATCCAATTCCGGAAGAGGAAGATTTCTTGCTACCTGAAGAAGTAACGCCATTCCTGCAGGAAACGGCTTTGTACACAGACAACACTGCTAACGGGATCGCTTTACTGTGGGCTCCGCGACCTTTTAGTATGAGATCAg gtCGTTCCCGGCGAGCGATCGACGTTCCTCTCGTGAAGACATGGTACAAGGAGCACTGCCCGCCAGGACAACCCGTGAAAGTGCGTGTGTCATATCAAAAACTACTCAAGTACTACGTGCTTAATTCGCTCAAACATAGGCCACCTAAGCCACAGAAGAAAAG ATATCTCTTCCGTTCGTTCAAATCGACGAAGTTCTTCCAAACTACAACTTTGGATTGGGTGGAGGCTGGTCTCCAAGTATGCAGACAGGGCTACAACATGCTCAATCTGCTGATACACAGAAAGAATCTTAATTACTTgcatttagattataatttcaacTTGAAACCAGTCAAGACTCTCACTACTAAAGAGAGAAAGAAGTCTCGGTTTGGTAATG CATTCCACTTGTGCCGCGAGATCCTCCGCCTCACTAAACTGATAGTGGATTCTCATGTTCAATATCGTCTGAACAACGTGGACTCGTTCCAGCTAGCGGACGGTCTACAGTACATCTTCGCTCACGTCGGCCAACTCACCGGCATGTACAGATACAAGTACAAACTCATGAGACAGATACGAATGTGCAAGGACTTGAAACATCTCATCTACTACAGATTTAATACG GGTCCAGTATCTAAGGGTCCAGGTTGTGGTTTCTGGGCACCTGGTTGGCGTGTGTGGTTGTTCTTCATGCGAGGTATCACGCCGCTACTTGAGCGTTGGCTTGGAAACCTATTGTCGAGACAATTCGAGGGTCGCCATTCGAAAG GGGTCGCAAAAACGGTGACGAAACAGCGCGTAGAGTCGCACTTCGACCTGGAACTGCGAGCATCCGTCATGCACGATATTGTGGACATGATGCCGGAAGGTATCAAACAGAATAAGGCCAGAACAATCCTACAGCATCTCTCTGAAGCCTGGAGATGCTGGAAAGCTAATATTCCCTGGAAG GTCCCAGGTCTTCCTACTCCCATAGAAAACATGATACTTCGTTACGTTAAAATGAAGGCGGACTGGTGGACAAATACAGCGCACTACAACAGGGAGAGAATACGTCGCGGTGCCACTGTAGACAAAACCGTCTGTAAGAAGAACTTGGGAAGACTAACACGACTGTACTTAAAGGCTGAGCAGGAAAGACagcataattatttaaag GATGGTCCATACATATCCCCTGAAGAAGCAGTCGCTATTTACACGACAACAGTCCATTGGCTCGAGTCCCGACGTTTCGCGCCCATACCGTTCCCGCCCCTGTCATACAAACACGACACCAAACTACTCATATTGGCTTTGGAGAGACTGAAAGAAGCTTACAGCGTTAAGTCGAGGCTCAATCAAAGTCAAAGGGAAGAACTGGGTCTTATAGAACAGGCGTATGATAACCCACACGAGGCGCTGTCTAGGATAAAACGTCATTTGCTCACACAGAGGACTTTCAGAGAA GTGGGCATAGAGTTTATGGACCTCTACTCACATCTAGTGCCAGTATACGACGTGGAACCTCTAGAGAAGATAACGGACGCGTACCTCGATCAATATCTTTGGTATGAAGCTGACAAACGACGTCTTCTACCGCCGTGGGTGAAACCCGCTGACACAGAGCCCAGTCCGCTCCTCGTCTATAAATGGTGTCAAG gTATCAACAATCTTCAAGATGTATGGGAGGTCGGCGAAGGTGAATGCAACGTTTTGCTAGAGTCGAGATTTGAAAAACTCTATGAGAAGATTGATCTGACACTGCTGAATCGTCTCTTGCGTTTGATAGTGGACCACAACATTGCTGATTACATGACGGCTAAGAACAACGTCGTTATTAATTACAAG GATATGAATCATACAAATTCCTATGGTATCATTCGGGGTTTGCAATTTGCTTCCTTCATAGTTCAGTACTATGGTCTTGTACTGGATCTGTTAGTGCTGGGTCTGCAGCGGGCCAGCGAAATGGCTGGACCTCCCCAACTACCAAACGACTTCTTATCTTACCAAGAGAGGCCGGCGGAACAGGCGCATCCTATAAGACTGTATTGCAGATACATTGAcagaatacatattttcttcaG ATTCACAGCAGAAGAAGCTCGCGACCTCATCCAAAGGTACCTGACGGAACATCCCGACCCCAATAATGAGAATATCGTCGGCTACAACAATAAAAAGTGCTGGCCGCGTGACGCCAGAATGAGACTCATGAAACACGATGTTAACTT GGGTCGAGCGGTGTTCTGGGATATTAAGAACCGTCTTCCACGTTCCGTCACCACTATACAGTGGGAGAATAGTTTCGTCTCGGTCTACTCCAAGGACAACCCCAACTTGTTATTCAACATGGCCGGATTTGAGTGCAGGATATTGCCTAAA TGCCGTAGTCTTCACGAAGAGTTGTCACATCGCGATGGTGTTTGGAATCTACAAAACGAAGTAACCAAGGAACGCACAGCTCAATGCTACCTGAGAGTGGATGACGAATCACTGGCACGGTTCCATAACCGTGTCAGACAGATATTGATGGCCTCGGGTTCAACGACCTTCACCAAAATTGTCAACAAATGGAATACCGCTTTAATCG GTCTTATGACGTACTTCCGTGAAGCCGTAGTAAACACTCAAGAGCTATTAGACCTGCTAGTGAAATGCGAGAACAAAATTCAAACTCGTATTAAAATTGGTTTGAACTCAAAAATGCCTTCGCGTTTCCCGCCTGTTGTGTTCTACACGCCCAAAGAGTTAGGCGGGCTTGGGATGTTGTCTATGGGTCACGTTCTGATTCCACag TCGGATCTGCGTTGGTCAAAACAAACAGACGTTGGCATCACTCACTTCCGATCGGGAATGTCACATGATGAAGATCAGCTGATTCCTAATCTTTATCGTTACATACAACCATGGGAGGCTGAGTTTGTTGACTCACAGAGAGTATGGGCTGAGTACGCTCTCAAGAGACAGGAGGCTAATGCTCAGAACAG GCGTCTCACACTCGAAGATTTGGAAGACTCCTGGGATAGAGGTATACCAAGAATAAATACACTCTTCCAAAAGGACAGACACACACTTGCATATGACAAAGGATGGCGTATTCGTACCGAGTTTAAACAGTATCAA GTACTAAAACAAAATCCGTTCTGGTGGACACATCAGAGACACGACGGAAAATTATGGAATCTGAACAACTACCGTACTGATATGATACAGGCTTTGGGAGGAGTGGAAGGAATTCTGGAACACACATTGTTTAAGGGCACCTACTTCCCTACTTGGGAGGGTTTGTTCTG ggAGAAGGCATCCGGTTTCGAGGAGtcgatgaaatataaaaaactgacAAACGCTCAACGATCTGGTTTGAACCAGATTCCAAACCGACGGTTCACCTTATGGTGGTCACCGACCATCAACAGAGCCAATGTGTATGTTGGTTTCCAG GTGCAATTAGATTTGACAGGTATATTCATGCACGGCAAAATACCAACACTCAAGATATCTCTTATCCAGATATTTAGAGCTCACTTGTGGCAGAAAGTCCATGAGTCCATTGTTATGGACTTGTGTCaa gtgTTTGATCAAGAATTGGATGCTCTGGAAATAGAAACAGTACAAAAGGAAACCATTCATCCTCGAAAATCATACAAGATGAACTCCTCATGTGCAGACATTTTACTCTTCTCAGCCTACAAGTGGAATGTCTCCCGTCCCTCACTGCTGGCTGACACAAA gGATACAATGGATAATACCACAACCCAGAAATACTGGCTGGATATACAATTACGTTGGGGAGACTATGACTCGCACGATGTCGAGAGATACGCTCGAGCGAAGTTCTTGGACTACACCACGGATAACATGTCCATATATCCTTCGCCCACTGGACTGCTGATCGCTATAGATTTGGCTTATAACTTGCACAG tgCATATGGTAATTGGTTCCCGGGATGCAAGCCGCTCATACAACAGGCGATGGCGAAAATCATGAAGGCAAATCCAGCCCTTTATGTGCTAAGGGAGCGTATACGGAAGGCTTTACAGTTGTACTCGTCCGAACCTACTGAGCCATACTTGTCCAGTCAGAATTATGGAGAGCTGTTCTCAAATCAGATTATTTG GTTTGTCGACGACACGAACGTGTACCGTGTAACTATACACAAGACCTTTGAAGGAAATCTCACAACTAAACCTATTAACGGAGCCATCTTCATATTCAACCCTCGGACTGGACAACTGTTCCTCAAGATCATCCACACCAGCGTGTGGGCCGGTCAGAAACGTCTTGGACag CTCGCTAAATGGAAAACAGCTGAAGAAGTGGCCGCCCTGATTCGTTCCCTGCCTGTTGAAGAACAACCCAAACAGATTATTGTCACAAGAAAGGGAATGTTGGATCCACTTGAG GTGCACTTGCTAGACTTCCCCAACATTGTCATCAAAGGTTCCGAACTGCAGCTACCGTTCCAAGCGTGTCTTAAAGTGGAGAAATTCGGAGACCTCATCCTCAAGGCCACAGAGCCACAGATGGTGCTCTTCAACTTGTATGATGATTGGTTAAAGACTATATCTTCTTATACC gcATTCAGCAGATTGATACTCATTCTGAGAGCGTTACACGTGAACACTGAGCGAACTAAGGTACTTCTGAAACCAGACAAGACTACACTCACTGAACCACATCACATCTGGCCCACACTCACCGATGATGACTGGATCAAGGTGGAAGTGCAACTCAAGGACCTTATATTGGCTGACTACGGCAAAAAGAATAA CGTAAACGTGGCATCACTAACACAATCGGAAATCCGCGACATTATACTTGGTATGGAAATATCAGCTCCGTCAGCACAGAGGCAGCAGATAGCCGAGATTGAGAAACAGAGCAAGGAACAGAGCCAGCTCACAGCGACCACGACCAGGACTGTTAACAAACACGGAGACGAGATCATCACCTCCACCACCAGCAACTACGAGTCGCAGACCTTCAG ttccaAAACCGAATGGCGGGTGAGAGCGATATCAGCGACCAATCTTCACTTGAGGACAAACCACATCTATGTAAGCTCTGATGACATCAAGGAAAGCGgctatacttatatattgcCAAAGAACTTGCTCAAGAAGTTTGTCACCATATCCGATTTGAGAGCGCAG ATCGCCTGCTACCTGTACGGCACATCGCCTCCTGACAACCCTCAAGTCCGTGAAGTACACTGCGCGGTTCTTCCTCCTCAATGGGGAACACATCAGACTGTACATCTACCGCGACAACTTCCTAAACATCCAGCTTTAGCCCACCTTCAACCATTGGGATGGATGCACACTCAGCCTAACGAACTGCCACAACTTTCGCCAcag GATATAACCACTCACGCCAAAATAATGGCGGAAAATCAGACGTGGGACGGTGAGAAGACGATCATAATCACGTGCTCCTTCACACCGGGGTCGTGTTCGCTGACTGCATACAAGTTGACACCGAGCGGATATGAATGGGGCGCCAAGAACACGGACAAAGGCAATAATCCCAAGGGATATCTCCCTAGCCACTATGAGCGAGTGCAAATGTTACTGTCCGATCGATTCCTAGGATACTTCATGGTGCCTTCACAGGGTAGCTGGAATTATAACTTCATGG GTGTCCGTCACGATCCCAACATGAAGTATGGCGTTCAGCTGGGGAATCCCCGCGAGTTCTACCACGAGGTGCATCGACCTGCACACTTTATGAACTTCGCGGCAATGGAGGATTCAGTCGCGCCCATACCAGCTGCTGACCGAGAGGATTTCTTCGCCTAG
- the LOC116770368 gene encoding general odorant-binding protein 71 isoform X3: protein MRFLKHYVLFSCLLFITSDALSCRSKYGAKDERLKRVFNDCLKQQGSNSSSDRYNQERRERSNNNRYDHGRRNNQDQRNGDEDYKREDYNDGAYGRNSRGQMNEGTRVESGRNNGKGDTRFDGRNERSHNSHLRGQDEFLQSEEYGNNYYSSSQSNGRYKREKKTEINSGQRSQYNPHSKNSNGNRDDSNENNSSENTNQDIACVLHCFLENLQMTGDNGMPDRYLITHALTKDERNEDLRDFLQESVEECFQILDNENTDDKCEFSKNLWMCLSEKGRSNCDDWPKKTTFMF, encoded by the exons AtgagatttttaaaacattacgtCTTATTTTCCTGTTTGCTGTTCATTACTTCTGAT gCACTGTCATGTCGTTCAAAATACGGCGCAAAAGATGAACGGTTAAAGCGTGTTTTTAATGATTGCCTGAAACAACAAGGGAGTAACAGCAGTAGTGATAGATACAACCAAGAGAGAAGAGAGCGATCAAACAATAACAGATATGATCATGGTAGAAGAAACAATCAGGATCAAAGAAACGGCGACGAAGACTACAAGAGAGAAGATTACAATGACGGTGCATACGGAAGAAACAGCAGAGGCCAAATGAATGAAGGCACGAGAGTCGAAAGTGGGAGAAATAACGGAAAGGGAGATACGAGATTTGATGGTCGAAATGAAAGGAGTCATAACAGTCACTTAAGAGGTCAAGACGAATTCTTACAGAGCGAAGAATATGGGAac AATTATTACTCATCTTCTCAATCAAACGGGCGATACAAACGCGAAAAGAAGACGGAAATTAATTCTGGACAAAGAAGTCAGTATAACCCACATTCAAAAAACTCTAATGGTAACAGAGATGATTCAAATGAGAACAATTCCAGTGAGAACACAAACCAAGACATTGCATGTGTGCTGCATTGCTTCCTAGAGAATCTACAGATG aCCGGAGACAATGGAATGCCagatagatatttaattactcACGCTCTTACAAAAGATGAAAGGAATGAAGATTTGAGAGATTTCTTACAGGAGTCTGTGGAAGAATGCTTCCAAATCCTCGATAACG aaaacaCAGATGATAAATgtgaattttcaaaaaatctaTGGATGTGCTTATCGGAAAAGGGAAGATCGAATTGCGACGATTGGCCTAAGAAGACCACTTTTATGTTTTAG